CAATTACCTTTCGCAAAGCAGAAGCTTGGCGATGGAGTTTTATTTCTGGGTTGTTGTTGGGCGCTGCGCTGTATGAGTATGGCTTTGCAGTGCAGCCTACACCTCGTTCTACGTTTGCACCGATCGCCATGCTTGTGGGGGGACTGTTGGTTGGCTGGGGAACCCGCATGGGAAACGGCTGCACGAGCGGTCATGGGGTCTGTGGGCTGGGACGCTTATCGGGGCGATCGCTGGTGGCCGTCCTCACGTTTTTAATCACTGGAATGCTTACAGTGTTTGTGATTAGACATGGTTTGTGATTAGACATGGTTTGTCTTCAGGACTGTGATCGCAAAATCCAACAAATCAATCTAGATTTATGAAAAACCATCTAGCAGCACTCATTTCGGGCATTCTGTTCGGCTTTGGGTTAGGACTATCGCAAATGATCGATCGCGATCGCGTTCTCGGATTTCTCGATGTAGCAGGTGCATGGGACCCAACGTTGCTGTTCGTTTTGGGAGGGGCAGTTGGCGTTACGCTGATTGCGTTCCGTTTTGTACTCAAGCGATCGCGTCCCTTATTTGCCGATAAATTTTATCTTCCTACTAAACGAGAGCTTGATTTGCCGCTGGTTGTGGGTGCGGCAATTTTTGGCATCGGCTGGGGGATTTCGGGCTACTGCCCAGGGCCAGCGATTGCAGCACTGGTTTTAGGAATTTGGAATCCGGTTTTGTTCTTGATTGGCATGATTGTGGGTTCTCTTGCTCAAAAATGGACAGTAGCTCAAAGTCAAACTGGCCAGAAGACCGAGTTGAGATGAAAGGTCTGAAACCTAGTGGTTGGAAAAACAAACGAGTTAGCTGCAATTCGAGATTCTGACCAGAAGCAGCAATGCTCACAAGGGCGATCGCTCTGAGGAAACTTTTCAGCGCCCCATCCAAGCGTTATTGCTTGGATGGGGGTAAAATCTGCGTCTTTGTACAGCAACTTAATCGAGTTCAGCGAGAAACACGCCCAAAGCTTGTTGCCCACAATTGCCTCTCATTTTTCTCAGCACATGCTGGGCATAGAGTCAGACATTTTAATTGCCAATGATTTCTATTGATAAAGTTGGTAAAACTTCACACCTTGGTTTAGTTCAATACATTTTCCAGCTTCATCTAGTTACAAACTCTACAATTTGAGCATTTGCCAAATAGCACGGCCATAAGGATTTTCAGCTACTTCAAAATTCAGGCTCAAGGATATCTGCTATATGTAGTAAAGTTTTGTTGTTCAGTTATAAGCACTAACCCAGACAGTTATGAAGATCAGCGCTCGGAATGCAATGAAAGGCACTGTAAAATCAGTGGTTTCTGGCATGGTGACAGCAGAAGTTGTCATTGAGGTAGCTCCAGGGCTGGAGGTGTCCGCTGTCATCACTAAGTCATCGGCTGAGAACC
The Thermoleptolyngbya sichuanensis A183 DNA segment above includes these coding regions:
- a CDS encoding YeeE/YedE family protein gives rise to the protein MKNHLAALISGILFGFGLGLSQMIDRDRVLGFLDVAGAWDPTLLFVLGGAVGVTLIAFRFVLKRSRPLFADKFYLPTKRELDLPLVVGAAIFGIGWGISGYCPGPAIAALVLGIWNPVLFLIGMIVGSLAQKWTVAQSQTGQKTELR
- a CDS encoding YeeE/YedE family protein, whose translation is MALLDRLSALLGGGLIGLSATVLLLLSGRIAGISGMVNGAITFRKAEAWRWSFISGLLLGAALYEYGFAVQPTPRSTFAPIAMLVGGLLVGWGTRMGNGCTSGHGVCGLGRLSGRSLVAVLTFLITGMLTVFVIRHGL
- a CDS encoding TOBE domain-containing protein, producing MVTAEVVIEVAPGLEVSAVITKSSAENLGLKVGDEAYAVVKASDVMVAVD